The Anabas testudineus chromosome 5, fAnaTes1.2, whole genome shotgun sequence region taaataatacatatacCCATCTTCATGATGGAAGAAACGTCTACTATGATGTgtaatatttcaatttaaaatatccCTCCAGAGTTAGATAGGTTTTGAGTTGAAATGTACTATGTGAAAAGAAGTGTTCCTATCTTATTTGGGAAAAAAGACAATTAACAGATTTCTGTCCCAGAGCACAGAAAACTCAACAATTTAGGATTTTACAGTATTGTACAATGGCTTTACAGGGGAAAAACAACTTATTTATAACATATTTTGAACACTCTACTACAAATGTATTGTATAAACCTTGGGCATTAATTAAAAGTTTTGCTGATTGTAAATGTCAGTGCTGTAGATAGACTCTCAGTGCTGCTGCCTATTGTGTGTCAGACATAACAGCTTCACACTCAAACCCATTGTTCAAGGTTACAATTTACATAAAGCATTCACCTTGACATTTCTATCCTTTTGTGTGCGATACACAAGAgtcacttatacacacacacacacacacccacaacacaacacacacacaaagtagcAGAGGTAAGGTCAGGCAACCGGCTCTCACACAGCAGACTCGCACAGAGACTAATATTGCAATTCTGGTACATGGTTTTATTCCTCTTTGGTTTCTATTTCTTTGGTGAAGACGTGAAACGGTCACACCAACCTTAAcatgaagaataaaaataaattgattgttatattattgttttcttGGTTCTCAAACACCTGCTGTTATGGCTCCTTAAAGACAAATAGGTGCATATCTACCTACCAAGTAGGTCACTCTAACATGATTTGTGAGAAAGAAGCCACAAGTTCACATCATTGGACAAATATACAGCAGCATGACACTCATAGTCATTGAGCTGCTCGCTTTCAATAATAAACAATGCAGAAAATACTGAACTTCTAACACAATGTTCATTGGTTTTAAATCTCTCAGTCTGTTGTCCTGCTTGACAagatcacacacaaaaaaaaaaagactccacATTCTTACCTAGTCCTATCTTCAGGTTCACTATATCAATAAGGGTTATAGACTTGGGCTGGCAATGGCAGATGATGTATCTGACAATTCATAATAATTAggtaatttaattataataaatataatattgcatgacaattcaacaaaaaaaacgTCAAAACATTGTAGCATATATGCACAATAAGTCAGTTGCTGTAATTCAAATTCTAAACACAATCTGTGCAAAAACGCCAGCTTCAAGTGAAGCTAATATGAAACCTTCAAAGGTAAATAAATTGGGTATCTGCCAAGTTGCAGACTTATACTAACTTTATATATCTGCACACTTTGCTATTTCcttgctgagctgcagcagtgagaAAACAATGAGGACggtttacacaaaaaaaaaaaatccaaatagaaaaaaaaaatcataaaagaaTGATCATTTTAAGTAATATATCAGTAAAACACCAAACATGTACAAGTTTATACTGTGAGGAtttgcagttttctttgttttatgaatGCATGCCATAATCCTTGACTGGAAAATATCCACTTACTTTGTCTTACTTAGACGGCTGTAGCCTCATTTTAGcttgaaataaaattttaattaattttttacacAATAACAACCTGTGATTTTGGACTCCTACACAGTCATCTGTCTTTGAGAACACATCTCTAGTTCCCATTTAAATGAGTGAAACTGCAAAATACAGTTTAGTATTGTCATGCCATTTCATCCCAAAAGACAATTTTGCAATTGCCACAGTGATTTTCAGGTAAGTCAATTACTCCTATCTTGTGCCAGTAAAGTGCTTCACTCCGTCAAACTTTGGGAATATTCTCAAGTTCACCCTGTCAGTCATGGCACTGAATCTCAGCAAGCTCATGTGAAACATTAGGAAGAGGAGAGTATAATCATAATAAAGGTGACAGAGGATCTCTCATGGGACACCTCGCCTCCAGGCACACAGCTATGAGatatgattttaaaatgcaggAAAATGAATTCCTCATGAGGCATTTTTACAATGAATGCCTAGAGTATCACTATGGAAATCTGCTCGCATTACAATACAAAAGATATGTTTTCTTCtataaaataatcacattaaacCAACAATAAAGGTAATAAGAAACtatgtcatttaaataaaagaaggGTGCTAAGGTGGAGAAATGATGACTTAGTTTATTGGATAGTTATGAATTGGCTGAACAACAATGGCAGCTTCCTTTATCAGTATCATAGCCCTGCTCTTCATCTACACATTGGCGAAACTAAAACAAGACAGACTGGGACTAAAATGAGAACAGTTACTTCtaaacaaaatgcaaagaaaaagaaaaaaagctaaatatagcTCTATATAAATTGAGACTTTagtgcacacacaaacctctgTTGAGCCTAGGCCTTGGTTCAATACTTAAATGTAGGTATTAAACCACTGTCGTCTTATTTGGTGAGCGCTAAGTGAGGCAAACAAAATGCCATGAGTATTTGTGCTACTAGATAAATGCTACACTGCCCACCATTACTCACACTGCCTGTCTCAAATAAGCTGTAGCGTAGTGAAGTAATGGGTGCCGGCTGTCTTATTGCTCATCTGAAATTCAAAGTggcttttttaattattcaactcatttagaaaaaaaaaagtcaacaggACAAATGTATCTAGTGTTTTAGTTCTGTAGCAAATACCTGTGAACAGGAGCAAGGTTGCTTACAGGAATGtacacgtgtatatatatatatgtgtatgtctATTACTTACCCCAGTGTAGTCATGGTGACAATGGTGTACCAGAAAGAGGCAGGGATGCTGGTGAACTTGCTGGAGCTGGAGCCCTTCTCTGCATAGAACATGACTGTGGCGAAGATGATTATGGCCATGGTGAGCGAGAAGAGGAGGAAGCCCAGCTCTGAAGCACAACTCTTGAGTGTATAACCCAGGATCCGCAGGCCCTGCGAGTGACGGGAGAACTTGAAGATACGAAACACTCGAAACACACGCAGCGTCACGAAGGCCCCGCTCACGTCCTCGTTGTTGGTCATCACCAGGCCGATGTAGTACGGCAAGATGGCCATCACGTCGATGATGCTCATCACTGAGCGCATGAAGCGGTAACGGCTAGGTGCAGCAAACAAGCGCATCAGGTACTCCACTGTGAATATCATGACACAGGCGGTGTCCATGCAAAAGAACGCCACTGTGTAGCGTTCGCCACATGGCATATCTTTCTGGTTGGTCGTCGAACCACAGGGTACGGTCTCCACCACATTAGTGATAACCGAGATGGCGATAAAGAAACCAGTGACATAGTAGAAGACCAGGGCCATGGTGGAAGTGTGGGGGTTCTCAAAGGCCCGCCACATTGTCTCCCTGAAATTCATGTTGGGCATCTTCAGGTCCTTGTTCTCCTCCTGATCATCCTGTAGTCGCTCCAAGTTCTCCCTCTTTCTATCCTTGTATTCTTCATAGCAACAGTCACCAATGATCTCAGGGATGATGCCAAAGAAGGTCAGCTCTTCATCGTAGGCAGAAATGCATTCGTGTCTGGGGTAGTGGAGCTTCCCAGTCCGGTAGAAGTTGAGGATACTTCTGAAGGCATCAGGGTCCCGATCAAAGAAGTACTCCTTTGTTTCCTCATTGTAAAAGAAGTCTTTTTCAGAGCTGCCCAGCAGGGTGTCTGGGTAGCGGTCCAGAGTGGTCCTCCATGTCTGAAAGCGACGGCCACTGACATTGAGGATGATCAGCTCATCCTGTCTCTTGGTGTTGTCTCTTGGTGCAACAGGCATGGGGCAGTTGGCAACAGGCATCCAGCCAATAGCTGCTGCCCTGGCAAAGGGAAGCCATGCTGCTACTCCTGTCGCCATTGTTGAGTAGAGTCTTCAAAGTAGTCCTCCTCACCTTCAGAGTCTGCCTTCAAGAAAATGTGACATCTGAGGAATATATtggaacaaaagaaaaaatggcATCACAATGCTGGAAATGAAGCAGCATGAAGTTTGATATTTAGAGATCCAAAAAAAGTTCCCCTTTTATTAAACATCTCGTCTTACTTCTCGTCTTTTCTTTCCAAATCCACCAACACCTGACCAAAGTGCCATCCAATaatgaggaaaaactgaaaatatggCAACAACTAAAGTGTCGGACAATTTGACAGACAGCACACAGGTAAAGATGAAGTCTGGCATCAGTTCATCTCTGTATGTAAGGTGGATGAAATCCACTCCATGAATCCTTCCAGTACCTAAACCCTGCAACACTGTTAACACTGGCTGACTgagttttatttacttacttaattACTTAACTCTGTTTCAGACCTGAGCTAACATTATAGTAGAAAGTTAAATGTGAGTGGAGACACTGTAGTTAACCAATGAGCGGCATCATGCTGAGCAGCATGCTCAACGGAGCCACAACGAGGAGCGCCGGCTGTCAGAGACCGCAGCACACCTGTTGAATCGGAGGAAGGAGATGACCTGCTCCGGATTCATCTACGTTTACTTTCAGATTGAAAATACTGATGACATGACCCGTTTGTCCTCACGAATAAAAAGGATAAAGGATAAGGATAAGGCTGCGTAAAACCTGTTTCCTGAAAGTCAAACATTTCCGTGGAAAAATCAACTTCTACATGACAGAGCATGCATTTGTCCTCCTGGCATATAGTCATTTTTAAAACGCACCACAGCATTTTTTATTAAAGACGGAATTTGAGTTCAAATAGATaccaaacagacacaaaacacgcacacaaagaaaaaccaTACTCACCGATAATCGCGGAGAAGGGAACAAAATCCCAACTCTGCCAAACAGAAACTGAGTTTCAATGAAGACTGACTCCTCAGTTTAAAGCGAGAGAAGACGAGCTCGCATCCATCCAGCGGGATGAAGCAGCGAGCagcacctctcctcctcctcctcctcctcctcctcctcctcgatCGGTCGACAGACTCCTGCAGCACAGCACCAAGCAGAGTTAACCGGTGTCTGGGACTTCTGCACTCAGGAGAAACTGTCTGTTGAAGGATTTGTTGACGTCCCCTTTGAGTGATTCTACATCCTGGCTTCTTTGTTTTGCCCTCAGCGTTTTAAAAAAAGTGGCATGTGGTGGATGGATGGTGCGGGCATCTTTTTCTCCAGCACAAAGTACTATGTGCGTCTCTCTCACTGTGCCAGCTCTGTGTCGTcagccctccctccctctgcctcaCTTCACCGTCATAATGTGACAAACCCACTGTCATTTCGGCTAAATTCAATATTGTACTACTGCATTTCTTACTTAAGCAATAGAGAACTGACTTATTAGAATATTATGGTGGCTACATACAATACAATTCACATGCAGTTAGTATCCTTAACAAATATAGTTATTATCTGTATACTCATTTATCCATAAGTGGTTTTAACATGGCCTTGCACTATAAGTGCACCACATTaggtaaaaaaaattatttctcaCCGTTTCTCATAAGAGGATACTCTATGATGTGTAGACAGTGCTCGCCCTTGAAGCCTTGCATTTCCTGTCAAAAAGAGTGAAACAGATTCttgaaatactttttttcctctttgcacaAATCTTATTTTCTCTGTGCCAGCTAAGCTTCTTTCAGGTAAGGGGTATCTCCTTAAACTGAACTACACTTCACAGCTGGCTTACTGTAAAGCTCATATTCTAATCCTATTAGATGATTCTGCAAATCCCCAGAATACATTCAGAGGTTATCCagtaacagtgtttttaaatatcCTGCCTTCTACAATGCCAGTGCATGACAACTATAGTTAAGGTTAGGTAGAGATTGCAGTTGAGTTAAGGTAACCTAACCCAAGATGAACGTATAAAGTTTCTATACAGCTAAACACAAAGTTGACTATGTTTTCTGTGAACATAAAGAGGGTGTGTTTTATGTAATGGCAAGTCATTAAACATATCAAAAACATGTTCatagacaaacattttttcctCAAAACAGAACGCAGCTCATTTATTGCACTTCAGTGGCATGTATTCCTAGATcaagtttttaattaaatcaccacaaacacaccaaagtGAGCGTCGGAGTTCTGTAGCCCTGCACAGTTGGTAATTCATCTTTGGgttttaacttttcattttcGTTAAACGTGTACAATGTGAGTGATGAATAAAAGCTAAACCAATACTAAAAACTCTGTGTGCTACGGTTTTCTCAAACAAGCCTTCATCACCAAACTCTGAGCAAAGCAGAAAAAGGGTGAAAAAGAGAACTCTAAAGAGCCTCCTCATCAGTGGCTATGAAGCAACAAGCCCCACTGGCTCTTCCTCCTATCGGACATATCTTACGCAGTCCTGCACATTTTATACACCTCAGGGGACTGCTGTGACTGGATGAGGAAGGTCTTTGAATGGATGGCCTTGTGTGTGAGCGTTAGAGGAAAGAGGCAGGGAAagcaggacagacagagagagacgctGTGTGGCCTGGGTGTTAAAACAGATAGGCTATTGATGGACTCCAGTACATTCAGATGTTCAGATGAAGTTCTGGCACATTGTGTAAAATATTCATGAATTGAACATTTGCAGTTGCAGTTGCAACAGTTGCAGGGTTTTCTCTTACAAAGAGCTCTGCTTTATAATATCTGTGGTCATAAAGTGCTGAGGAGTCTTACgaatgactgtgtgtttactaTATATTTTCTCTGTAGTGTGACCACGTTTTAAAGTACGTACTAAACCACACTGACACCAAACTTACAGCACAGAAGTTCATTCTACATCGACTCCTTTAGAGACATCACTATTTGAGAAATATTAGCACATAGCTTAAAAAACGTCAGAATTTCTTACATTGCCACCGTCTTCAGTTTCACACATTTCACCCCCAATCTGCCAAATGCCAATTTAGCCCTGTAGTGCTCTTAAtcatcacccccccccccccccattacTCTCTAGGGTAGCAGTTGAATGTTAAAGACAAACACTTACATACAATTTTTCCACAAAGCCTGAGACAGTGACAGTCAAGGCCCTCATATTTTTTTACAGAGGAAAGACATCGTAAGAcaataaatgaggaaaaaaagattGTTTCCAAAGACGGAAACTGATACACCAACGCTTTTAAGGTCATACACGTTTGTCTattaagtttctttttcttaaatcaTTGCTAACATCTATAACATATCAACTGTGTATAAATACAGGGTGTTTGTTGGGACTCATTTATAATAAATTCTTGTGTGAATAGCTGTTGAGGAAATTTAATTAAGACTTATTGTGCTCCAATGCCcactgataaaaacacaagcaaacaaaataacaataaatataatggTTTATGTTCCATCATACATCATCCAAGTAGACTCTGATAAGGCAAAATTTAATCTTTGCAGCAAAGTGACATTTGGAAATGCAGATGTAATCAATCACCGTTTACCATgtagttacagtaaatgttacacAGTAATTTGAATCATTTCTGTAATTCGTCATTCAATTTCTGTTGACCATGGGTAAAGAGACAGCTGAGATTTTAAGGTGTTTTTCATCTGGCTGTCCTGCACCTGGGGCTGCGTCTTGCTGATTGGACGGAAGCCAAATATTATGAATTATagcccctcacacacacagacaaactccACGAGAGTACAAAACCTGAAAGCCTTCATCTGCTGCCATTCATCCGAGCCGTTTCTCATTTTGATTGAGGCATTTGAATTAGATTAGACTCCCACAATAAGATCTTATATTTAGATGTTTGATCATCATTATGCCAGGAAGTGTTAtttggagttttttttcctgttcattCTAATATTGTTGATGGCTTTCAAGGTCTCATAACATTTCTTTCTCCTTACTTTAGTTGTGGCATTCAGTCCACCGGGAAAATATGCAAAGCCTGAAAAGCATAAACAGATGGTTTAATAGTAGAAGGATTAATAAAAGAGAGACTACCTTGAATTTACTATAGCAGTACAGTACTCACAACTTTTACAAACTATCACCTTCACTTTCAGAGATAGATCTGTGAAGTGAATGCATAATAACTTCTACCTTTGCTGAACTGTGCATTGCCACCTTTCAGGAACATCTCAGAGTGTTGATAATGATTAGATTGTGTGCACAATGTGCAAAattttaggaaaataaaaacaaacctcGCTGCAAGGagataatgtaatgtttaaatcagaactaaactgttgtttaaatgttaagaaTTCATTTAATGACTTGATGCATTATGAAAAGTTGTGAACTATAACAGTGAACCCACAGAGAATCATCAACAAACGCTGCAAGTCTCAGAGGTATGGAGCAATTTTCATCTCACCGTTTCTGTTTTATTGCCCACAACTTTAATGTTCTGGTAGGTTTTCACCttgtctccagcagcagcagcaaacagctgtttatttggAGAAAAAGCtatagctatatatatatatctctatatctatatctatctctatatctatctatctatctatctatctatcattatatatattattattattattttctattctgtTAGTCTGAGTAACCTATGTTAACTCCAACTTATGTAACTGTAGGTGAATACAGCAGGTGAATACATGGCAGGAAAACCAACATCTTCTTCTGTTAGAAGCCATAAGTTTGAGCCTCAGTGAGCTTCTGCCTGGCCTTTTCagatctgtgtgtctgtgagaagAAATTGAGATAAAATACTGCAAAGAATGACCTGAAACTCTGAAAGGACAGAGTTTAAGGTTTGAAAAACACATCttgaattttttaaaaaacacatctataACATTGAAAAGAATGATGGACATTAAAATCTTAGACTAAAGAATGTCTtctattttttatgtttcacatcATTTTTAGCTGTTAAAAAAGACTCAACAAGAGCAGATTTGAAACAattgaaacaaaatgtttaatgtctgaAGAATGTCTGAAAAGTGTGATCTGAATCTATGAAAGGACAGAGccaaacatttgcaaaacacGATTAAAAATGTTGGAGAGAGTAATAacactgattaaataaaacatttttcagatatTTCAATCTTATTTTCCAATGTTTGAATCGTATTGTTCAgcttaaaaaacatatttgccCCCTTTCAACATGGATTTTCAAATATTCAGCTCCTAGCTTTAGCGTTTCTACTTGTGACACTGTTTTCAGTTCTCATAGTGTGTGTAAATAGGCAGTTGTTCACTGAGATCAGCTTTATCTggtgtgtcagtgttgtgtttacagctcaTTACACTGACCttgttacaaaaatgtaataataaaaatatcaatgATAGCAAGTTTAGAAAGTCTAAAGATGGTCGGTTTCACCAGTCAATAAGTGAATACAAACTTGCCAACTCATTCTTACTACTCAGTACTTAAAACATCTATCTACCCTGGAGCAGAATCGTCACaatcttttatttacttcacCATTCACTCAAATCAACAATGACAAAACTGTAGCCTCTAAAAGGCGGTTATTATGAAGCTGTATTTAACATTACAGTgaactttttttccccccccttAAACTAAcctcacattttaaattacttttcgCACAAAGATGAAAAGCAAAAACCTCCAATAGTTTCATAATTCATTCTGCACCATctcttatatatatttataaaacagCCCTCGCTGTGCACCGCATGATGATTGCAAATGATTTCATATCCTGTAATCTTTCTGCCAAAGCCCAATCtactaaatatttaacatgagTAGAgatgttgtaaataaaaagtttgaTGTCTATCTTTATTTGGTAAGGAAATGAAGATAGACATTTGATTTGCCATTATCCATCAGTCATTAACCTGTAAAACATACTATAGCAGTATAATTCAATCTAGATATGGTATAGACTAGATGGGAAACACAGGCTGCTTCTTTGTTAATGTGTAATAGAAATATGGAAATATAGATAAAGAGAAGATAGAAAAAGTTAGAGCAAAGACACAGATGCTGAAATCGAGAAAAGGAAATAACAGTAATGAGGTGGGCATGGGCCACAGGTGTCCTCTGAACAATTACAGAGTATAAACAGTTGGAGAATTGACTTTAGAGGCTCCAAGAACATAATAAAAGGAAGGAGCTAATAGAAATATGGCACAGTCAttgtgatgaaaataaataaaaagtcacatcaGTCTGACATTCTATGGACACAAAGAGACATTAATGAGTTCAGATGAAAGCTGGCATCATAGTATCCAAGTAGTTATGTTATGACTCAGTGCTTTACTTTCCTTCATTACCCAAAGTACAAACCGCACTACAGAGTAACACATGTGAATCCTGTTGATCCAATTTGTTGTGAAGATGCTGAGAACATCAGAGACAAAAGATGGTTAAACCAAACATAATAGGACTGGTTGTTGTTTAAAGCAGATGCTCATGGAAGCCCACCACTTATAGAGAAATGTAATTGACTCTGGGAACCTCTTATGCTTTGAGCAGCAGAGCAATTAAACGCAGCACAAAATGCTCTGAAATTCAGGGCAGTCAACGGCACAAACAAAACTCACTAATTCATATTAGCTGGCAAGAATAAGCAAttagcatacacacacactgccataCATCTTactgaaataacaaatattaaactttatggcaaagttttaaatgtcatttgtcAACAGCAAATGGATCCAGAAACAGCAGGTGTGTGAAAGTTATGAGACATGAGACACTCaattaaacactgaaacagcGATGGCACTGCACTCTAATTTGGACgtaaataatgtatttcttGTTTGTAAGAGCCACTCACTTATTTACTGATATATATCCTACTTTAGAGGATGAACACAAGCTAAGTGCATATGGGATCCAGAAACAGAAATGCATAATCTATATTTTCATCAGTGTCCTTCACTGAATTTGAACACCTTTAAATATGCAGTACTACAGTGTAACAGAGTGCTGAATGATtgaatcatttcatttgaaaGGCAAAGTCACATTTCCCATCTGAAAGTAAAGGTTTAATTAAATATCTAAAGATGCCCAAACTGGAATATGTCAACAAAGTGATACACTCCTtaatatacatacagtaataaatatttttaattatagaagtgtgttttgaatttgtttttttttttttgggggtAATacttacatgtactgtatgccCCTGCAAACAAATGACACCCTCGCACACAGTGCTGCAATAGCAGATGGAAATGTGACAACAGGAGAATATAAAAGCCCAACTGGGTCTCTCCTGTCTTGACCTAGTTACTGTATAATGGTTTGCATCATTATGTGCGACACAGTTTTTCAGAAACATCAAAGCATTAAGTACACAACACAACCACTAGGATTTTCTGGGAGGGAAACAGGCTGAGCAAGTTAGAAGAAGTCTGCAATGATCTTtcaataaataatggaacactAAAATAATTACTTCAATTATCTAAATTGTTGCAACtaattaattaagtaatttAATAGGTTTTAAGACCAACAATCTACATTGATGTTAGGAGTTCTGTGTAGCTGTTGCTTATGTCAGCACAATAACGGTTTGAACCAAATACTACACACtaattagcatgttagcatccCACAGATTCTCAATGAAAGAAAAGGTTAAGGTctagactctgtggtggccGATCcgtgtgtgaaaattatgtgtcatgctccctgaacaaCTCTTCCACAATTTAAGCCCGATGACAATCCATCCAgcatcttggaatatgcccatgccatcagggaagaaaacatCCATTGACCGgataacctggtcattcagtatgttcaggtagtcagctgacctcattctttggacacataacgttgctgaacctagaccagaccaactgcagcaaccc contains the following coding sequences:
- the LOC113154748 gene encoding potassium voltage-gated channel subfamily D member 3-like, which encodes MATGVAAWLPFARAAAIGWMPVANCPMPVAPRDNTKRQDELIILNVSGRRFQTWRTTLDRYPDTLLGSSEKDFFYNEETKEYFFDRDPDAFRSILNFYRTGKLHYPRHECISAYDEELTFFGIIPEIIGDCCYEEYKDRKRENLERLQDDQEENKDLKMPNMNFRETMWRAFENPHTSTMALVFYYVTGFFIAISVITNVVETVPCGSTTNQKDMPCGERYTVAFFCMDTACVMIFTVEYLMRLFAAPSRYRFMRSVMSIIDVMAILPYYIGLVMTNNEDVSGAFVTLRVFRVFRIFKFSRHSQGLRILGYTLKSCASELGFLLFSLTMAIIIFATVMFYAEKGSSSSKFTSIPASFWYTIVTMTTLGYGDMVPKTIAGKIFGSICSLSGVLVIALPVPVIVSNFSRIYHQNQRADKRRAQKKARLARIRIAKSGSANAFLQSKRNGLLNELLELTGTEEDEQKLIKSTSLLESQHHHLLHCLEKTTAHEFVDEQIYEQNCSETALQTYPSHSPSLSSHDSSTGTCCGRRVKRNTPSPNASMPSAPAKHQGPLQELSAIHIQCGDPPSHTTSRSNLNLKTDDRINCKGGRITTAIISLPTPPALTPDGDGLHGPPQRRPPPPPSHPPTQSIQTTASSAGTNIVKISAL